A single region of the Novosphingobium sp. SL115 genome encodes:
- a CDS encoding isopenicillin N synthase family dioxygenase, whose amino-acid sequence MPLETLPVISLAGDSTTLSRDLGESFKTFGFAMVKDHGIDDALIARAWALTAEFFALPEAEKRSYYLDGLSGARGYTPFGTEIAKGARLHDLKEFWHVGRDLPPGHSLSDSMPPNVWPTRPEAFRETFEALYAEFDAVGARILSHIAVWLGLDEHWFDPAIDDGNSVMRLLHYPPIPDAESGAIRAGAHEDINLITLLLGAEEAGLELLARDGRWIGVSPPEGALVVNIGDMLQRLTNHVLPSTTHRVRNPDGERAKFSRYSMPFFLHLRSDFPFVTLPQCISAENPDRYPVSITADDYLQERLREIGLKK is encoded by the coding sequence ATGCCCCTCGAAACACTGCCGGTGATCTCGCTCGCTGGCGATTCCACCACACTTTCGCGCGACCTTGGCGAAAGCTTCAAGACCTTCGGCTTTGCCATGGTCAAGGACCACGGCATCGACGACGCCCTGATCGCCCGCGCATGGGCGCTGACGGCAGAATTCTTCGCCCTGCCCGAAGCGGAAAAGCGCAGCTACTATCTGGACGGGCTTTCCGGCGCGCGCGGCTACACCCCCTTCGGCACCGAAATCGCCAAGGGCGCGCGCCTGCATGACCTCAAGGAATTCTGGCACGTCGGGCGCGATCTTCCGCCGGGCCACTCCTTGTCCGATTCGATGCCGCCCAACGTGTGGCCTACCCGTCCCGAAGCTTTCCGCGAAACCTTCGAAGCACTCTATGCCGAATTTGATGCGGTTGGCGCGCGCATCCTGTCACACATCGCGGTGTGGCTGGGGCTTGATGAACACTGGTTCGATCCCGCTATCGACGACGGCAATTCGGTCATGCGCCTGCTGCACTATCCGCCCATCCCCGATGCGGAAAGCGGCGCGATCCGCGCGGGCGCCCACGAAGACATCAACCTCATCACACTCCTCCTCGGCGCGGAAGAGGCCGGGCTTGAACTTCTGGCCAGGGATGGTCGCTGGATCGGTGTATCGCCGCCCGAAGGCGCGCTGGTCGTCAACATCGGCGACATGCTGCAACGCCTCACCAACCACGTCCTGCCATCGACCACGCACCGCGTACGCAACCCGGATGGCGAACGGGCAAAGTTCAGCCGCTATTCGATGCCGTTCTTCCTCCACCTGCGCAGCGATTTTCCTTTCGTCACCCTGCCGCAATGCATCAGCGCCGAAAATCCCGATCGCTATCCGGTGTCGATCACCGCAGACGATTATCTGCAGGAACGCCTGCGCGAAATCGGGCTGAAAAAGTAG
- the gloB gene encoding hydroxyacylglutathione hydrolase: MTLQIHQFPCLSDNYGFLVHDADSGETACIDTPDSEAYLREAAAQGWTITQIWNTHWHPDHAGGNEAIKAATGCIVIAPEDDAGKIAAVDRAVAQGDRVAFGGHTADVIDVGGHTMGHCAYHLPHAGVAFVGDALFPLGCGRMFEGTPGQFWASLSRLKALPPATVLYSAHEYTQSNARFALHADPHNAALEAYAAKVDARRARGEWTVPTTLELELAANPFLRADTAEMAARWGGSSAEETFAALRAAKDTFR; encoded by the coding sequence ATGACCCTGCAAATCCACCAGTTCCCTTGCCTGTCCGACAACTATGGCTTCCTGGTCCACGATGCCGACAGTGGCGAAACCGCGTGCATCGACACGCCCGATTCCGAAGCCTATCTGCGCGAAGCAGCGGCGCAGGGGTGGACGATCACGCAAATCTGGAACACGCACTGGCACCCGGATCACGCGGGTGGAAACGAAGCGATCAAGGCTGCGACCGGCTGCATCGTGATCGCGCCCGAAGATGACGCGGGCAAGATTGCAGCCGTGGATCGCGCAGTGGCACAGGGCGACCGGGTGGCATTTGGCGGCCATACCGCCGATGTCATTGATGTGGGCGGGCACACGATGGGCCACTGCGCCTATCACCTGCCGCACGCTGGCGTTGCCTTTGTCGGCGATGCGCTGTTCCCGCTGGGCTGCGGACGGATGTTCGAAGGCACGCCGGGTCAGTTCTGGGCCAGCCTTTCGCGGCTGAAGGCTCTGCCCCCTGCCACAGTGTTATATAGCGCGCACGAATATACCCAATCCAACGCGCGCTTTGCGCTTCATGCCGATCCGCATAATGCCGCGCTTGAAGCCTATGCCGCCAAAGTCGATGCACGCCGGGCGCGGGGCGAATGGACCGTACCGACAACACTCGAACTGGAACTTGCCGCAAACCCCTTTTTGCGCGCCGATACCGCCGAAATGGCTGCGCGCTGGGGTGGTTCTTCGGCAGAAGAGACATTTGCCGCACTTCGAGCCGCCAAGGACACTTTCCGCTGA
- a CDS encoding MFS transporter produces MTTSTHLVRTRRFLPLFITQLLGAFNDNLYKNAMVLYVVYSVYSSEAEEARFSAIASGLFILPFFLLSALAGQLADMRDKARIIRVVKACEIAIMVVGGAGLVLAWLGMEVHAIAIPLMLAALLAMGVHSTFFGPIKYAILPQHLREGEVLAGTGLVEAGTYIAILAGTILAGWIPVEIAAAGVVLTAMIGYLSGRQVPPAPPMTDAQKVDFNILRSSIQLIRNTTRHRQVFLAIVAISFFWTVGTVLFIQFPPLAKNVLSASKEVASLFLVMFSIGIAIGSISINALLKGTVSARYSPASVIVMGLFIAAFHFVCQAWTPHPGTQLMDVAQFIAQPLAIPLLLCLLGIAVAGGMFVVPLYAFLTTVVDKSETARTIAANNIVNSGAMVAGSLLAVGLSALGVAIVDQLLLGAAMCSISAWLGWLLYKAERAS; encoded by the coding sequence ATGACGACATCAACGCATCTGGTGCGCACGCGCCGCTTCCTTCCGCTGTTCATCACCCAGTTGCTGGGTGCTTTCAACGATAACCTCTACAAGAACGCCATGGTGCTGTACGTCGTGTACAGCGTCTATAGTTCCGAGGCTGAAGAAGCGCGCTTTTCCGCCATCGCCTCCGGCCTGTTCATCCTGCCGTTCTTCCTGCTTTCCGCGCTTGCCGGGCAATTGGCCGACATGCGGGACAAAGCGCGGATCATCCGCGTGGTAAAGGCCTGCGAAATCGCCATCATGGTGGTCGGCGGTGCCGGGCTGGTGCTGGCGTGGCTGGGCATGGAAGTTCACGCCATCGCCATTCCGCTGATGCTGGCGGCGTTGCTCGCCATGGGCGTCCATTCCACCTTCTTCGGCCCGATCAAATACGCCATCCTTCCGCAACACTTGCGCGAAGGCGAAGTGCTGGCAGGCACCGGCCTTGTCGAAGCAGGCACCTATATCGCCATTCTGGCAGGCACCATTCTGGCAGGCTGGATTCCGGTCGAAATTGCCGCCGCAGGTGTCGTGCTTACCGCCATGATCGGCTATCTATCTGGCCGTCAGGTGCCCCCTGCCCCGCCGATGACTGACGCGCAGAAGGTCGATTTCAATATCCTGCGCTCGTCCATTCAGTTGATTCGCAACACCACGCGCCACCGTCAGGTGTTCCTGGCCATCGTCGCGATCAGCTTTTTCTGGACCGTCGGCACCGTTCTGTTCATCCAGTTTCCGCCGCTGGCCAAAAACGTGCTTTCCGCCAGCAAGGAAGTCGCCAGCCTGTTTCTGGTGATGTTCTCCATCGGCATCGCCATCGGCTCCATTTCCATCAACGCGCTGCTCAAAGGCACGGTTTCGGCGCGCTATTCGCCAGCCTCGGTTATCGTGATGGGTCTGTTTATCGCCGCCTTCCACTTCGTCTGTCAGGCGTGGACACCGCACCCCGGCACACAGTTGATGGACGTTGCGCAATTCATCGCGCAACCTCTGGCCATACCGCTGCTGCTGTGCCTGCTCGGCATTGCTGTGGCGGGCGGCATGTTCGTGGTGCCGCTCTATGCGTTCCTGACCACGGTGGTCGACAAATCAGAAACCGCACGCACCATCGCCGCCAACAACATTGTCAATTCAGGGGCCATGGTCGCAGGCTCGCTGCTGGCTGTCGGACTCAGTGCACTGGGCGTGGCGATTGTCGACCAGTTGCTGCTGGGCGCTGCCATGTGCAGCATTTCGGCATGGCTGGGCTGGCTGCTGTACAAGGCTGAGCGCGCCTCCTGA
- the aroA gene encoding 3-phosphoshikimate 1-carboxyvinyltransferase: MRPRRFTASAPLKGRIRVPGDKSISHRSIMLGALAVGETRVTGLLEGEDVLSTAAAMRAMGATITRGDDGMWHVHGVGVGGLLQPQSALDMGNSGTSTRLLMGLVASHPITATFIGDASLSKRPMGRVIDPLAMMGADFTAAPGGRLPLTLRGISPAVPIEYRLPVASAQVKSAILLAGLNTPGITTVIEPVPTRDHSERMLRGFGADLTVEIAADGARIIRLKGEAELKPQNIVVPGDPSSAAFFVVAALLIEGSDLIVENVGLNPTRAALFDVLRLMGGSIEEQNLREVGGEPVADLRVRHSLLTGIAVDPAVVPSMVDEFPILFVAAALAKGRTVTTGLEELRVKESDRISAMRAALELAGATVTETEDGLIIDGTGGDPLPGTADGTAVVTHLDHRIAMAMAIAGTVSRNGVEVDDTRPIATSFPIFEKLLQRASAM; the protein is encoded by the coding sequence ATGCGCCCCCGCCGCTTCACCGCCTCTGCCCCGCTGAAGGGCCGGATTCGCGTGCCGGGCGACAAGTCGATCAGCCACCGTTCGATCATGCTGGGCGCGCTAGCCGTGGGCGAAACCCGCGTCACCGGCCTGCTCGAAGGCGAAGACGTGCTCTCCACCGCCGCCGCCATGCGGGCGATGGGCGCGACGATCACGCGCGGTGATGATGGCATGTGGCACGTTCACGGCGTAGGCGTGGGTGGCTTGCTTCAGCCTCAATCCGCGCTGGACATGGGCAATTCGGGCACCTCAACCCGTCTGCTCATGGGGCTTGTTGCCAGCCATCCCATCACCGCCACGTTCATCGGCGATGCCAGCCTGTCCAAGCGCCCGATGGGCCGTGTGATCGATCCGCTCGCCATGATGGGTGCCGATTTCACCGCCGCGCCGGGTGGCCGCCTGCCACTGACCCTGCGCGGCATTTCGCCTGCCGTGCCCATCGAATATCGCCTGCCTGTCGCATCGGCGCAGGTGAAAAGCGCGATCCTGCTGGCTGGCTTGAACACACCCGGCATCACCACGGTGATCGAACCCGTCCCTACCCGCGACCATTCCGAACGCATGCTGCGTGGCTTTGGCGCGGACCTGACCGTAGAAATCGCGGCCGATGGCGCGCGCATCATCCGCCTGAAAGGCGAGGCAGAGCTTAAGCCCCAGAACATCGTCGTGCCCGGCGACCCATCTTCGGCGGCATTCTTCGTGGTCGCGGCCCTTTTGATCGAAGGGTCTGACCTGATCGTCGAGAATGTCGGCCTGAACCCCACCCGCGCCGCGCTGTTCGACGTGCTGCGCCTGATGGGCGGCAGCATCGAGGAGCAGAACCTGCGCGAAGTGGGCGGCGAGCCCGTCGCCGATCTGCGCGTGCGTCATTCGCTGCTTACCGGCATCGCTGTCGATCCCGCCGTCGTCCCCAGCATGGTCGACGAATTCCCGATCCTGTTCGTGGCTGCCGCACTGGCCAAGGGGCGCACCGTGACCACCGGGCTGGAAGAACTGCGCGTCAAGGAATCCGACCGGATCAGCGCGATGCGCGCGGCGCTGGAACTGGCAGGGGCCACGGTTACCGAAACCGAAGACGGCCTGATTATCGACGGCACTGGCGGCGATCCCCTGCCCGGCACTGCCGATGGCACTGCCGTTGTCACGCACCTCGACCACCGTATCGCCATGGCGATGGCCATTGCCGGAACCGTCAGCCGCAACGGTGTTGAAGTTGACGACACCCGGCCCATCGCCACCAGCTTCCCCATTTTCGAAAAGCTGCTGCAACGTGCGAGTGCGATGTGA
- a CDS encoding TIGR02300 family protein, giving the protein MVKPEWGAKHSCPKCGTRFYDLGKSDPITCVECRYAWHPEPVLKSKQPIPYEEIQKVKVDAAPDVDLADEDLDIDDDGDSPDNDVDLGGDDDLGVASHDDDSDEV; this is encoded by the coding sequence ATGGTCAAGCCGGAATGGGGCGCAAAGCATAGCTGTCCGAAGTGCGGCACCCGCTTCTACGATCTGGGTAAAAGCGACCCGATCACCTGCGTTGAATGCAGGTATGCATGGCACCCTGAACCGGTGCTCAAGTCGAAGCAGCCGATTCCTTATGAAGAAATCCAGAAGGTTAAGGTTGATGCCGCGCCTGACGTGGATCTGGCGGATGAGGATCTGGACATCGATGACGACGGCGATTCGCCCGACAACGATGTGGATCTGGGCGGCGACGATGATTTGGGCGTTGCCAGCCATGATGATGACAGCGACGAAGTCTGA
- a CDS encoding EVE domain-containing protein → MTKINIADTTGRNLWLMKSEPDVYGWDDLVAEGEGTWDGVRNHLAARNLRTMQPGDLAFFYHSNIGVEIVGVATISVGGLTDPTDPEGKWAAVKVKPVAKLPQTVTLKQVKATPELQEMDLIRLSRLSVGAVRPEEWALILKMAGVR, encoded by the coding sequence ATGACGAAAATCAACATTGCCGACACGACTGGACGCAATCTGTGGCTGATGAAGTCGGAGCCTGACGTCTATGGTTGGGATGACCTGGTTGCCGAGGGCGAGGGGACATGGGACGGCGTGCGCAACCATCTGGCGGCGCGCAACCTGCGCACGATGCAACCGGGCGATCTGGCATTCTTCTATCATTCCAACATCGGCGTCGAAATTGTTGGTGTGGCCACAATCAGCGTGGGCGGGTTGACCGACCCGACCGATCCTGAAGGCAAATGGGCGGCTGTCAAAGTGAAGCCGGTGGCGAAATTGCCGCAGACGGTGACGCTGAAACAGGTCAAGGCGACGCCCGAATTGCAGGAGATGGACCTTATCCGCCTGTCGCGCCTGTCGGTTGGTGCTGTGCGGCCTGAAGAGTGGGCACTGATACTGAAGATGGCAGGCGTGCGATGA
- a CDS encoding CsbD family protein → MGELKDRAKGLANEAAGNIKQAVGKATDNASLHAEGVAQERKGEAQQAAGKVKGALGNDV, encoded by the coding sequence ATGGGTGAACTGAAGGATCGCGCCAAGGGTCTGGCCAATGAAGCTGCTGGCAACATCAAGCAGGCTGTGGGCAAGGCAACCGACAATGCATCGCTTCACGCAGAAGGCGTGGCGCAGGAACGCAAGGGCGAAGCGCAGCAGGCGGCCGGCAAGGTCAAGGGCGCGCTGGGCAACGACGTCTGA
- a CDS encoding CBU_0592 family membrane protein: MSETFANILGFIGTACIIFAYGYTTKQDRPNPFVQHSVNLVGAFLLTISLLVNMNPASFVLEFFWAAIAIWGLAKALRARRAQKASERKTGQ, translated from the coding sequence ATGTCTGAAACCTTTGCCAACATCCTTGGCTTCATTGGCACGGCCTGCATCATTTTCGCCTATGGCTATACCACCAAGCAGGACAGGCCGAACCCGTTCGTCCAGCACAGCGTCAATCTGGTTGGTGCATTCCTGCTGACCATCTCGCTTCTGGTGAACATGAACCCGGCGTCATTCGTGCTCGAATTCTTCTGGGCCGCCATTGCCATCTGGGGCTTGGCCAAGGCTTTGCGCGCGCGGCGCGCGCAAAAGGCCTCTGAAAGGAAGACCGGCCAGTGA
- the rpsA gene encoding 30S ribosomal protein S1: protein MATNPSRDDFAALLDESLGGAANGGFEGRVVKGTITAIENDKAVIDVGLKSEGRVALREFAMAGQPHGLSVGDEVEVYVDRVENADGEAMLSRDRARREAAWDKLENEFGEGKRVEGVIFGRVKGGFTVDLDGAVAFLPGSQVDIRPVRDVTPLMDMPQPFQILKMDRRRRGNIVVSRRAVLEETRAEQRSGLIQNLKEGQIIDGVVKNITDYGAFVDLGGIDGLLHVTDMSYKRVNHPSEVIAIGDTVKVQIIRINQDTQRISLGMKQLESDPWDGVAAKYPMGAKLRGTVTNITEYGAFVELEAGIEGLVHVSEMSWTKKNVHPGKIVSTSQEVDVLVLEVDSDKRRISLGLKQAQQNPWEAFADKHPVGSTVEGEVKNATEFGLFIGLDGDVDGMVHMSDIAWGISGEDALALHRKGEQVSAVVLDVDVEKERISLGMKQLEKGAPAAGGATAGSSLRRGEVTTVTVLEVRDGGLEVQAGEDGATGFIKRSDLGRDRDEQRPDRFQVGQKLDAMITGFDRSKKPNFSVKARQLAEEKEAVEQYGSSDAGASLGDILGAALKAKQ, encoded by the coding sequence ATGGCTACCAACCCCTCGCGCGACGATTTCGCCGCGCTTCTTGACGAATCGCTTGGCGGAGCCGCCAACGGTGGCTTTGAAGGCCGCGTCGTCAAGGGCACCATCACCGCCATCGAAAACGACAAGGCCGTCATCGACGTAGGCCTGAAGAGCGAAGGCCGCGTGGCCCTGCGCGAATTCGCCATGGCCGGTCAGCCGCACGGCCTTTCGGTCGGCGACGAAGTTGAAGTTTATGTCGACCGCGTTGAAAACGCTGACGGCGAAGCCATGCTGTCGCGCGACCGCGCTCGCCGCGAAGCTGCGTGGGACAAGCTTGAAAACGAATTCGGTGAAGGCAAGCGCGTTGAAGGCGTGATCTTCGGCCGCGTCAAGGGCGGCTTCACCGTCGACCTCGACGGCGCCGTGGCGTTCCTGCCCGGTTCGCAGGTCGATATCCGCCCCGTGCGCGATGTCACCCCGCTGATGGACATGCCGCAGCCGTTCCAGATCCTGAAGATGGACCGTCGTCGTCGTGGCAACATCGTGGTGTCGCGTCGTGCGGTACTGGAAGAAACCCGCGCTGAACAGCGTTCGGGCCTGATCCAGAACCTCAAGGAAGGTCAGATCATCGACGGCGTGGTCAAGAACATCACCGATTACGGTGCGTTCGTGGACCTCGGCGGCATCGACGGCCTGCTGCATGTCACCGACATGAGCTACAAGCGCGTCAACCACCCCTCGGAAGTCATCGCCATTGGCGACACCGTCAAGGTGCAGATCATCCGCATCAACCAGGACACACAGCGCATCAGCCTTGGCATGAAGCAGCTGGAAAGCGATCCTTGGGATGGCGTTGCTGCCAAGTACCCGATGGGTGCGAAGCTGCGCGGCACCGTCACCAACATCACCGAATATGGTGCGTTCGTGGAACTGGAAGCCGGCATCGAAGGCCTTGTCCACGTTTCGGAAATGTCGTGGACCAAGAAGAACGTCCACCCCGGCAAGATCGTTTCGACCTCGCAGGAAGTCGACGTGCTGGTTCTGGAAGTCGACAGCGACAAGCGCCGCATCTCGCTTGGCCTCAAGCAGGCCCAGCAGAACCCGTGGGAAGCGTTTGCAGACAAGCACCCGGTCGGTTCGACCGTGGAAGGCGAAGTCAAGAACGCGACCGAATTCGGTCTGTTCATCGGCCTGGATGGCGACGTGGACGGCATGGTTCACATGTCCGACATCGCATGGGGCATTTCGGGTGAAGACGCGCTGGCCCTGCACCGCAAGGGTGAGCAGGTTTCGGCTGTGGTCCTCGACGTCGACGTCGAAAAGGAACGCATCAGCCTTGGCATGAAGCAGCTCGAAAAGGGCGCTCCGGCTGCTGGCGGCGCAACTGCGGGCAGCTCGCTGCGCCGTGGCGAAGTCACCACCGTCACCGTTCTGGAAGTCCGCGATGGCGGCCTCGAAGTGCAGGCTGGCGAAGACGGCGCGACCGGCTTCATCAAGCGTTCGGACCTTGGCCGCGATCGCGACGAACAGCGTCCTGACCGCTTCCAGGTTGGTCAGAAGCTGGACGCCATGATCACCGGCTTCGACCGTTCGAAGAAGCCGAACTTCTCGGTCAAGGCACGTCAGCTGGCCGAAGAAAAGGAAGCCGTGGAACAGTACGGTTCGTCGGATGCCGGCGCTTCGCTGGGCGACATCCTTGGCGCCGCACTGAAGGCGAAGCAGTAA
- a CDS encoding (d)CMP kinase: MIIAVDGPTASGKGTIAKALAAHFGLPHLDTGLLYRAVGRQVLSSGGNPDDAATALAACAFPESLLDDPELRSEESGGYASRVSVHPAVRAALLARQQAFANQPGGAVLDGRDIATVIAPHADAKLFVIASVTARAMRRWVEMKGLGKDVAREAIEADLAERDERDRNRAEAPLRQADGAALLDTSNLTKEMAVATAIALVEKQIATKP; the protein is encoded by the coding sequence GTGATTATCGCCGTAGACGGCCCGACCGCATCGGGCAAAGGCACCATTGCCAAGGCACTGGCCGCGCATTTCGGCCTGCCGCACCTCGATACCGGCCTGCTCTATCGCGCCGTGGGACGGCAGGTGTTGTCAAGCGGGGGTAATCCCGATGATGCCGCCACAGCACTGGCGGCCTGCGCCTTTCCAGAAAGCCTGCTGGACGATCCCGAACTACGCAGCGAAGAAAGCGGCGGCTATGCCAGCCGTGTATCGGTGCATCCGGCGGTGCGCGCCGCGCTGCTGGCGCGGCAGCAGGCTTTTGCAAACCAGCCCGGCGGCGCAGTGCTGGACGGCCGCGATATTGCCACCGTCATTGCGCCACATGCCGACGCCAAGCTGTTCGTCATTGCCAGCGTGACGGCGCGCGCCATGCGCCGATGGGTGGAAATGAAAGGCTTGGGCAAGGACGTGGCGCGCGAGGCCATCGAAGCAGACCTTGCCGAGCGCGATGAGCGCGACCGCAACCGCGCCGAAGCCCCGCTACGGCAGGCCGATGGCGCAGCGCTGCTGGACACGTCGAACCTGACCAAGGAAATGGCGGTGGCCACCGCTATCGCACTGGTCGAAAAGCAGATCGCCACAAAGCCCTAA